The Streptomyces sp. NBC_01268 genome window below encodes:
- a CDS encoding cob(I)yrinic acid a,c-diamide adenosyltransferase: MVNLTRIYTRTGDKGTTALGDMSRTAKTDLRISAYADANEANAVIGTAVALGQLDEDVVKVLVRVQNDLFDVGADLSTPVVPDPQYPPLRVEQTYVDKLEADCDLFLERLDKLRSFILPGGTPGAALLHQACTVVRRAERSTWAAIEVHGETMNPLTATYLNRLSDLLFILARTANKEVGDVLWVPGGDR, from the coding sequence ATGGTCAATCTGACGCGCATCTACACCCGCACCGGCGACAAGGGCACCACCGCCCTCGGCGACATGAGCCGGACCGCCAAGACCGATCTGCGGATCTCCGCCTACGCCGACGCCAACGAGGCCAACGCCGTCATCGGCACGGCCGTCGCGCTCGGACAGCTCGACGAGGACGTCGTGAAGGTCCTCGTCCGCGTGCAGAACGACCTGTTCGACGTGGGCGCGGACCTGTCGACCCCGGTGGTCCCCGACCCGCAGTACCCGCCGCTGCGCGTCGAGCAGACGTACGTCGACAAGCTGGAGGCCGACTGCGACCTGTTCCTGGAGCGGCTGGACAAGCTGCGCTCCTTCATCCTGCCCGGCGGCACGCCCGGCGCCGCGCTGCTGCACCAGGCGTGCACGGTGGTCCGGCGGGCGGAGCGCTCGACGTGGGCCGCGATCGAGGTCCACGGCGAGACGATGAACCCGCTGACCGCCACCTACCTCAACCGCCTATCGGACCTGCTCTTCATCCTGGCCCGGACGGCGAACAAGGAGGTCGGGGACGTCCTGTGGGTCCCGGGCGGAGACCGCTGA
- a CDS encoding ABC transporter permease has protein sequence MLLHDTAVLFGRYARQTLRSPFQIFFGVLMPLLYLLLFGPLLTGLPLGRTGDSWQVLVPGLLLQLGLFGASFAGFAVIMEKNWGVLERLRVTPVSRLALLLGRVLRDAALFVFQAVLLVLVALLMGLRAPLAGILIGFGFVALLTFALASLSYALALKLRSPQEFGPAVNTLTVPSMLLSGLMLPMTLAPGWLDLLSRLMPFRYLVDAVRDAYVGRYATTAMLYGVLVAVGLAALAVTVGTRTFRRAHA, from the coding sequence ATGCTTCTCCACGACACCGCGGTGCTCTTCGGCCGCTACGCCCGGCAGACCCTGCGCTCGCCGTTCCAGATCTTCTTCGGCGTGCTGATGCCGCTGCTCTACCTGCTCCTCTTCGGCCCGCTGCTCACCGGCCTGCCGCTCGGCCGCACCGGCGACTCCTGGCAGGTCCTGGTCCCCGGACTGCTGCTCCAGCTCGGCCTCTTCGGGGCCTCCTTCGCCGGCTTCGCGGTCATCATGGAGAAGAACTGGGGCGTCCTCGAACGGCTGCGCGTCACCCCCGTGAGCCGGCTCGCGCTGCTGCTCGGCCGGGTCCTGCGGGACGCCGCGCTCTTCGTCTTCCAGGCCGTGCTCCTGGTGCTCGTCGCCCTGCTCATGGGGCTCCGGGCACCGCTCGCCGGCATCCTGATCGGCTTCGGCTTCGTGGCGCTGCTGACCTTCGCGCTGGCCTCCCTCTCGTACGCGCTGGCGCTGAAGCTGCGCAGTCCGCAGGAGTTCGGCCCCGCCGTCAACACCCTCACCGTCCCGTCGATGCTGCTGTCCGGGCTGATGCTGCCGATGACCCTCGCCCCCGGCTGGCTCGACCTGCTCTCGCGGCTGATGCCGTTCCGCTACCTGGTGGACGCGGTCCGGGACGCCTACGTCGGGCGGTACGCGACCACGGCGATGCTGTACGGGGTGCTGGTCGCCGTCGGCCTCGCGGCGCTGGCCGTGACGGTGGGCACACGCACCTTCCGCAGGGCCCACGCCTAA
- a CDS encoding ABC transporter ATP-binding protein, producing MPIISTSGLSRTFRTPKGEVHAVRGIDLTVRQGEILGFLGPNGAGKTTTLRMLTTLLAPTGGAATVAGHDLVRDPVGVRRRIGYVAQSGGVDPQETVRSELVLQGRLYGLRRPRAEARAVELAEDLGLTALLDRSTTALSGGQRRRLDLALGLTHRPELLFLDEPTTGLDPGSRADLWALVRRLRDEHGTTVVLTTHYLDEADALADRLVVVDRGVVIADDTPAALKAEHGADTLQDAFLALTGRGPAPADTAPVSV from the coding sequence ATGCCAATCATCAGCACCTCCGGGCTGTCCCGGACCTTCCGCACGCCCAAGGGCGAGGTCCACGCCGTCCGCGGGATCGACCTCACCGTGCGGCAGGGCGAGATCCTCGGCTTCCTCGGCCCCAACGGCGCCGGCAAGACCACCACCCTGCGGATGCTCACCACGCTGCTCGCGCCCACCGGCGGTGCCGCCACCGTCGCCGGCCACGACCTGGTCCGCGACCCCGTGGGCGTGCGGCGCAGGATCGGCTACGTCGCCCAGTCCGGCGGGGTCGACCCGCAGGAGACCGTGCGCTCCGAGCTGGTCCTCCAAGGGCGCCTGTACGGGCTCCGCCGCCCCCGCGCCGAGGCCCGCGCGGTCGAACTCGCCGAGGACCTCGGCCTGACCGCGCTCCTCGACCGCTCCACCACCGCCCTCTCCGGCGGCCAGCGGCGCCGCCTGGACCTCGCGCTCGGCCTCACCCACCGCCCGGAGCTGCTCTTCCTGGACGAGCCGACCACCGGCCTCGACCCGGGCAGCCGCGCCGACCTGTGGGCGCTGGTGCGCCGGCTGCGCGACGAGCACGGCACCACCGTCGTCCTGACCACCCACTACCTCGACGAGGCCGACGCCCTCGCCGACCGCCTGGTCGTCGTGGACCGGGGCGTCGTCATCGCCGACGACACCCCCGCCGCGCTCAAGGCCGAGCACGGCGCCGACACCCTCCAGGACGCGTTCCTCGCCCTCACCGGCCGCGGCCCCGCGCCCGCCGACACCGCGCCCGTCTCCGTCTGA
- a CDS encoding TetR/AcrR family transcriptional regulator yields MAEGLRERKKRQTKQRISDIATGLFLERGFTAVTVAEIAEAADVSVNTVYNYFPAKEDLFLDRMEGITHRLARMIRGRDEGESAARAVLREIRGHVTAVSPAYGLMDGYDAFMRVIDEAPTLKARLFHLQQEVREATVAALREDVGAPADDPMPLLVGSQIAWIQDTVIAFISAEMTAGRKAGEVSREALDLLDEIEDLLGGRVLDYAVRTG; encoded by the coding sequence ATGGCTGAGGGGCTCAGGGAGCGCAAGAAGCGTCAGACGAAACAGCGGATCTCGGACATCGCGACCGGGCTCTTCCTGGAGCGCGGCTTCACGGCCGTCACGGTCGCGGAGATCGCGGAGGCGGCGGACGTCTCCGTCAACACCGTCTACAACTACTTCCCGGCCAAGGAGGACCTCTTCCTCGACCGGATGGAGGGCATCACCCACCGGCTCGCGCGGATGATCCGCGGCCGGGACGAGGGGGAGTCCGCGGCCCGCGCCGTGCTGCGGGAGATCCGCGGGCACGTCACCGCCGTCTCGCCCGCGTACGGACTGATGGACGGCTACGACGCCTTCATGCGGGTGATCGACGAGGCGCCCACCCTCAAGGCCCGCCTCTTCCACCTCCAGCAGGAGGTCCGCGAGGCCACCGTCGCCGCCCTCCGGGAGGACGTCGGCGCCCCGGCGGACGACCCGATGCCGCTGCTCGTCGGCAGTCAGATCGCCTGGATCCAGGACACCGTCATCGCCTTCATCAGCGCCGAGATGACCGCAGGCCGCAAGGCGGGCGAGGTCTCCCGCGAGGCCCTCGACCTGCTCGACGAGATCGAGGACCTGCTCGGCGGGCGCGTGCTCGACTACGCGGTGCGCACCGGCTGA
- a CDS encoding cysteine desulfurase family protein: MATIYLDHQATTPMDPAVADAMHTAATECFANPSSPHAAGLRAFREIERARGTVARFIGAARSEVYFTSGATEGNNLAVKGVVGRGPGGRARHVVTTAVEHKSVLDSCRSLRAAGHEVTVLPVDAEGRVDPARVAAALRPETALVSVMLANNEVSTIQPVARIAELTRAAGVPLHCDATQGVGTLPVDVRELGVDLLTFSGHKIYGPKGIGVLYVANDLSDRAPLVPLLHGGGQERGLRAGTPNTTAVVGLGRAVELLAAGRDREAGRLAALRGRFLAELAELVPHTLNSGTGVGFLPHAVNLSFEEADAQQLLLEVTAVAVSSGSACNSSAQEPSHVLTAMGLPPERIRGSIRVGFGRFTTEEQAVRAAGALAAGVRAAQPVRTA, from the coding sequence ATGGCGACGATCTATCTCGACCACCAGGCGACCACCCCGATGGACCCGGCGGTCGCCGACGCGATGCACACCGCGGCCACGGAGTGCTTCGCCAACCCGTCGAGCCCGCACGCGGCCGGCCTCCGGGCCTTCCGCGAGATCGAGCGGGCGCGCGGCACCGTGGCCCGGTTCATCGGGGCGGCGCGCAGCGAGGTCTACTTCACCTCGGGTGCCACCGAGGGCAACAACCTCGCCGTCAAGGGCGTCGTCGGGCGGGGTCCCGGCGGCCGGGCCCGGCACGTGGTGACGACGGCGGTGGAGCACAAGTCCGTGCTGGACAGCTGTCGTTCGCTGCGCGCGGCGGGCCACGAGGTGACCGTGCTGCCGGTCGACGCCGAGGGCCGGGTGGACCCGGCGCGGGTGGCGGCGGCGCTGCGGCCGGAGACGGCGCTGGTGTCGGTGATGCTCGCCAACAACGAGGTCTCCACGATCCAGCCGGTGGCCCGGATCGCGGAGCTGACCCGGGCGGCCGGGGTGCCGCTGCACTGCGACGCCACCCAGGGCGTGGGCACCCTTCCGGTGGACGTGCGGGAGCTGGGCGTCGACCTGCTGACCTTCTCCGGGCACAAGATCTACGGCCCGAAGGGCATCGGCGTCCTGTACGTCGCCAACGACCTGTCGGACCGGGCTCCGCTGGTGCCGCTGCTGCACGGCGGTGGGCAGGAGCGCGGCCTGCGGGCCGGGACGCCGAACACGACCGCCGTCGTCGGTCTCGGCAGGGCGGTGGAGCTGCTGGCGGCGGGCCGCGACCGGGAGGCGGGCCGGCTGGCCGCGCTGCGCGGGCGCTTCCTCGCGGAGCTGGCCGAGCTCGTGCCCCACACGCTCAACAGCGGTACGGGCGTCGGGTTCCTGCCGCACGCGGTGAACCTGTCGTTCGAGGAGGCGGACGCGCAGCAGCTGCTCCTGGAGGTCACGGCGGTCGCCGTCTCCTCGGGTTCGGCGTGCAACAGCTCGGCGCAGGAGCCGTCCCATGTGCTGACCGCGATGGGGCTGCCGCCGGAGCGGATCCGGGGCAGCATCCGGGTGGGCTTCGGCCGCTTCACCACCGAGGAGCAGGCGGTCCGCGCGGCCGGCGCCCTGGCGGCGGGGGTGCGGGCGGCTCAGCCGGTGCGCACCGCGTAG
- a CDS encoding EamA family transporter — translation MRRHDPRAAPAPLLLLAGMISLQFGSAFAKTLFEQTGPAGATLLRLLFSAALLCLFSRPALRLLRTRWRLLLPYGAVFTVMQFAFYEATSRLPLGVVVTLEFSGPLLLAALTSRRALDRLWVLLAAAGLLVLGGTRGLDDPVGLAAALLTGAALTGYILLGARVGRAVPGGAGLALGLSVAAVLALPAAPTLGLPPLAVLTEPGVLAAALTVAVLTTVVPFSLEFAALRRLPPRVFAVLSTVEPVIAALVGLALLGERLSPLQWAAVLCVVGAAIGTGVGAAHSTKAPGTDTGPDPGAARASGPARDCGPVPGPGRAPARRPRARP, via the coding sequence ATGCGTCGCCACGACCCGAGAGCCGCCCCCGCGCCGCTTCTGCTGCTGGCGGGCATGATCAGCCTGCAGTTCGGCTCCGCCTTCGCCAAGACGCTCTTCGAGCAGACCGGCCCGGCCGGGGCCACCCTGCTCCGGCTGCTGTTCTCCGCCGCGCTGCTCTGCCTGTTCTCCCGGCCCGCGTTACGGCTGCTCCGCACCCGGTGGCGGCTGTTGCTGCCGTACGGGGCGGTCTTCACCGTCATGCAGTTCGCGTTCTACGAGGCGACCTCCCGGCTCCCGCTGGGCGTGGTCGTCACCCTGGAGTTCAGCGGGCCGCTGCTGCTCGCCGCGCTGACCTCCCGACGGGCCCTGGACCGGCTCTGGGTGCTGCTCGCGGCAGCCGGACTGCTCGTCCTCGGCGGCACGCGGGGCCTCGACGACCCGGTCGGGCTCGCCGCCGCCCTGCTCACCGGTGCGGCCCTGACCGGCTACATCCTGCTCGGCGCCCGGGTCGGGCGGGCCGTCCCGGGCGGCGCGGGACTCGCCCTCGGCCTGAGCGTGGCCGCCGTGCTCGCCCTGCCGGCCGCCCCCACCCTCGGGCTTCCGCCGCTCGCCGTACTCACCGAACCGGGCGTCCTGGCCGCGGCGCTCACGGTGGCCGTGCTGACCACGGTGGTCCCGTTCTCGCTGGAGTTCGCCGCCCTGCGCCGGCTGCCGCCCCGGGTGTTCGCGGTGCTCTCCACCGTCGAACCGGTCATCGCCGCCCTGGTGGGCCTGGCCCTGCTCGGCGAACGCCTCTCGCCGCTCCAGTGGGCCGCCGTGCTCTGCGTGGTGGGCGCGGCGATCGGTACGGGCGTGGGCGCGGCGCACAGCACGAAGGCCCCCGGGACCGACACCGGCCCCGATCCGGGCGCCGCCCGCGCCTCCGGCCCCGCCCGCGACTGCGGTCCGGTGCCCGGCCCCGGCCGCGCCCCGGCCCGGCGGCCCCGCGCCCGGCCCTGA
- a CDS encoding 3-hydroxyacyl-CoA dehydrogenase family protein, with translation MARKLAVIGAGLMGSGIAQVSAQAGWDVVLRDVTDAALTRGTDTIKASYDRFVAKGKLDAADAEAALGRITATTELEAVADADIVVEAVFEKLEVKHEIFRALDKVAKDGAVLASNTSAIPITKIAAVTERPEAVVGTHFFSPVPMMQLCELVRGYKTSDATLATAREFAESVGKTCIVVNRDVAGFVTTRLISALVVEAAKLYESGVATAEDIDIACKLGFGHAMGPLTTTDLTGVDILVNATSNIYTETQDEKFAPPELMRRMVDAGDIGRKSGQGFYTY, from the coding sequence GTGGCCAGGAAGCTCGCCGTCATCGGGGCCGGACTCATGGGGTCCGGTATCGCGCAGGTCTCGGCCCAGGCGGGCTGGGACGTCGTCCTGCGGGACGTCACCGACGCCGCGCTGACCCGGGGCACCGACACCATCAAGGCCTCGTACGACCGCTTCGTCGCCAAGGGCAAGCTGGACGCCGCCGACGCCGAGGCCGCCCTCGGGCGGATCACCGCGACCACCGAGCTCGAAGCCGTCGCCGACGCCGACATCGTCGTCGAGGCCGTCTTCGAGAAGCTGGAGGTCAAGCACGAGATCTTCCGCGCCCTCGACAAGGTCGCCAAGGACGGCGCCGTGCTCGCCTCCAACACCTCCGCCATCCCGATCACCAAGATCGCCGCGGTGACGGAGCGCCCGGAGGCCGTCGTCGGCACCCACTTCTTCTCGCCGGTCCCGATGATGCAGCTCTGCGAGCTGGTCCGCGGCTACAAGACGAGCGACGCCACCCTCGCCACCGCGCGGGAGTTCGCCGAGTCCGTCGGCAAGACCTGCATCGTCGTCAACCGCGACGTCGCCGGCTTCGTCACCACCCGTCTCATCTCGGCGCTCGTCGTCGAGGCCGCCAAGCTGTACGAGTCGGGCGTGGCCACCGCCGAGGACATCGACATCGCCTGCAAGCTGGGCTTCGGGCACGCGATGGGACCGCTCACCACCACCGACCTCACCGGCGTCGACATCCTCGTCAACGCCACCAGCAACATCTACACCGAGACCCAGGACGAGAAGTTCGCCCCGCCGGAGCTGATGCGCCGGATGGTGGACGCGGGTGACATCGGGCGCAAGAGCGGGCAGGGCTTCTACACGTACTGA
- a CDS encoding STAS domain-containing protein, with the protein MHIRGDHVELVVGGRLDVRSAADARTVLHSAVDDGVGDLVLDLTGLDSWDATGLGVIMGAHRRAGRCGRRLVLRGVPPQMQRLLVATRLHRILAIEGGLAAESLPRV; encoded by the coding sequence ATGCACATCAGGGGCGACCACGTCGAGCTGGTCGTCGGGGGCCGCCTCGACGTCCGCAGCGCGGCGGACGCCCGTACGGTCCTGCACTCGGCGGTCGACGACGGAGTCGGCGACCTCGTGCTCGACCTGACCGGCCTCGACTCCTGGGACGCCACCGGGCTCGGGGTCATCATGGGCGCCCACCGCAGAGCCGGCCGCTGCGGCCGCCGACTGGTGCTGCGCGGGGTGCCGCCCCAGATGCAGCGCCTCCTCGTGGCCACCCGGCTGCACCGCATCCTCGCCATCGAGGGCGGCCTCGCCGCGGAGTCGCTGCCGCGCGTCTGA
- a CDS encoding ATP-binding protein yields MDPINRGPEEYGHDTEGEDARPGHAALVPAATTPARVRTTRVVAGGLLLTVNPVDGSEIEVCPPGEQPPAPRRRTAEERAEAARAAAPPVPPGPAAAALPLLERQEQRELLVEHLSRGRSARLTGPAGSGRSTLLAAVAADCADIAPDGVVHLSGHHRTPTELLYELFHTVLYAPGFRPDREELLLEVRRIGAIVLVDDLEFGGSALDDLLAATPDCAFLFGAAPDAPAASPEADLEEVALTGLGRAAAVELLETAVGRTLTEEEANWAGDLWFESEGLPLRFVQAAALLRQRDRLRVAPAEFDAFGALEEAFGPSGAPVAAAPAPGDAADDPDVEVRDIPLPSLGEGAAPASLLASRLSRAAQDTLRFAVALGGEVPHQAHLPALVGDTHADAALGELMGCGLLSPVGSRYRLAAGVLTQLLAQGYEGDAADRAHTVAQHYAWWAGHPSVTPERATAEADALLAALGALVPGAAAEHTATAVQLARAAAPAFAAGLHWGAWERALRSGQEAARRAGEVAEEAYFHHELGILALCAGSLQRARAELEASIALRGALADKRGTVAGRRALALVADLTGESAPVEPAPPAAPAPSAPPARRDGPASPPRGVPLAAKPAFPALAAPSDFSDFPAFPGPASAPPTAPTAVVGPLAASAAFPAFPDDAPTVLTPADRAQDQGRPGLRKGIVAGARRNLAAVGAGALLVAVLGTVVTIGATSGNDEHPANDRVTSDSTADQGDGTGDGTPGDDEPTEDSTSRPSDPGAPQPTGTATPGGTGSPGTPTAPTGSPSATGSATPSDPAATTTAPPKPTLSPTRTTSPSTKPPVTPSTTPPTTPPTTPPTTAPTTTPPTENPSGSASASRSESAPAETGGNPV; encoded by the coding sequence ATGGACCCGATCAACCGGGGACCCGAGGAGTACGGTCACGACACCGAGGGCGAGGACGCCCGCCCCGGACACGCCGCACTCGTGCCCGCGGCCACCACCCCCGCCCGGGTCCGCACGACCCGCGTCGTCGCCGGCGGCCTGCTGCTCACCGTCAACCCCGTCGACGGCAGCGAGATCGAGGTCTGCCCGCCCGGGGAACAGCCCCCGGCCCCCCGCCGCCGCACCGCCGAGGAGCGCGCCGAGGCCGCCCGCGCCGCCGCGCCCCCCGTACCGCCGGGCCCCGCGGCCGCCGCCCTGCCCCTGCTGGAACGGCAGGAACAGCGCGAGCTCCTGGTCGAACACCTCAGCCGCGGCCGCTCCGCCCGCCTCACCGGCCCCGCGGGCTCCGGCCGCAGCACCCTGCTCGCCGCCGTCGCCGCCGACTGCGCGGACATCGCCCCCGACGGCGTCGTCCACCTCTCCGGCCACCACCGCACCCCCACCGAGCTGCTGTACGAGCTCTTCCACACCGTCTTGTACGCGCCCGGATTCCGGCCCGACCGCGAGGAACTCCTCCTTGAGGTGCGCCGCATCGGCGCCATCGTCCTCGTCGACGACCTGGAGTTCGGCGGCTCCGCCCTCGACGACCTGCTCGCCGCCACCCCCGACTGCGCCTTCCTCTTCGGCGCCGCCCCCGACGCCCCCGCCGCCTCTCCCGAGGCCGACCTCGAAGAGGTCGCGCTCACCGGACTCGGCCGCGCCGCCGCCGTCGAGCTCCTGGAGACCGCCGTCGGCCGCACCCTCACCGAGGAGGAGGCCAACTGGGCCGGCGACCTCTGGTTCGAGTCCGAGGGCCTGCCGCTCCGCTTCGTCCAGGCCGCCGCCCTGCTCCGGCAGCGCGACCGGCTCCGGGTCGCCCCCGCCGAGTTCGACGCCTTCGGCGCCCTGGAGGAGGCCTTCGGGCCCTCCGGCGCCCCCGTCGCCGCCGCCCCTGCCCCCGGGGACGCCGCCGACGACCCCGACGTCGAGGTGCGCGACATACCGCTGCCCAGCCTCGGCGAGGGCGCAGCCCCGGCCTCCCTGCTCGCCTCCCGGCTCAGCCGCGCCGCCCAGGACACCCTGCGCTTCGCCGTCGCCCTCGGCGGCGAGGTGCCGCACCAGGCCCACCTCCCCGCCCTCGTCGGCGACACCCACGCCGACGCGGCCCTCGGCGAACTCATGGGCTGCGGACTGCTCTCCCCGGTCGGCTCCCGCTACCGCCTCGCCGCCGGAGTCCTCACCCAGCTCCTCGCCCAGGGGTACGAGGGGGACGCCGCCGACCGCGCCCACACCGTCGCCCAGCACTACGCCTGGTGGGCCGGACACCCCTCCGTCACCCCCGAGCGCGCCACCGCCGAGGCCGACGCGCTGCTCGCCGCCCTGGGCGCGCTCGTCCCCGGCGCCGCCGCCGAGCACACCGCGACCGCCGTACAGCTCGCCCGCGCCGCCGCGCCCGCCTTCGCCGCGGGCCTCCACTGGGGCGCCTGGGAGCGGGCCCTGCGCAGCGGCCAGGAAGCCGCCCGGCGGGCCGGCGAGGTGGCCGAAGAGGCCTACTTCCACCACGAGTTGGGCATCCTCGCGCTCTGCGCCGGCAGCCTCCAGCGGGCCCGCGCCGAACTGGAGGCCTCCATCGCCCTGCGCGGCGCCCTCGCCGACAAGCGCGGCACCGTCGCCGGCCGCCGCGCCCTCGCGCTCGTCGCCGACCTCACGGGCGAGTCCGCCCCGGTCGAGCCCGCTCCGCCCGCCGCGCCGGCCCCGTCGGCCCCGCCGGCCCGCCGTGACGGCCCGGCCTCGCCGCCCCGCGGCGTCCCGCTCGCGGCCAAGCCCGCCTTCCCCGCCCTCGCCGCGCCGAGCGACTTCTCCGACTTCCCGGCCTTCCCCGGCCCCGCGTCGGCCCCGCCGACGGCACCCACCGCCGTCGTCGGCCCGCTCGCCGCGTCCGCCGCGTTCCCGGCCTTCCCCGACGACGCCCCCACCGTCCTCACCCCCGCGGACCGGGCGCAGGACCAGGGCCGGCCCGGGCTGCGCAAGGGCATCGTCGCCGGCGCCCGCCGCAACCTGGCCGCGGTCGGCGCGGGCGCCCTGCTCGTCGCCGTCCTCGGCACGGTCGTCACCATCGGCGCCACCTCCGGCAACGACGAGCACCCCGCCAACGACCGGGTCACCTCCGACAGCACCGCCGACCAGGGCGACGGCACCGGCGACGGCACCCCGGGCGACGACGAGCCCACCGAGGACTCGACCAGCCGCCCCTCGGACCCGGGCGCCCCGCAGCCCACCGGCACCGCCACCCCCGGCGGCACCGGCTCCCCGGGCACCCCGACGGCCCCCACCGGCTCCCCGTCCGCGACCGGCAGCGCCACTCCGAGCGACCCGGCGGCCACGACGACGGCGCCGCCGAAGCCCACGCTGTCGCCGACGAGGACCACCTCCCCGTCCACGAAGCCGCCGGTCACCCCGTCGACGACGCCGCCCACGACTCCGCCGACGACGCCGCCGACCACCGCCCCGACGACGACGCCGCCCACGGAGAACCCCAGCGGCTCCGCCTCCGCCTCCCGCTCCGAGTCCGCCCCCGCGGAAACGGGCGGGAACCCGGTCTGA
- the nucS gene encoding endonuclease NucS — protein MRLVIARCSVDYAGRLTAHLPSAPRLILVKADGSVSIHADDRAYKPLNWMSPPCTLKEGADGEAGIWTVINKAGEKLIITMEEILHDSSHELGVDPGLIKDGVEAHLQELLADRIETLGEGWTLVRREYPTAIGPVDILCRDSDGATVAVEIKRRGEIDGVEQLTRYLELLNRDPHLAPVKGIFAAQEIKPQARVLANDRGIDCVVLDYDALRGIEDDKLRLF, from the coding sequence ATGCGTCTCGTCATTGCCCGCTGTTCCGTGGACTACGCCGGCCGGCTCACCGCCCACCTGCCCTCCGCGCCCCGTCTGATCCTGGTCAAGGCAGACGGCAGCGTCTCCATCCACGCGGACGACCGCGCGTACAAACCGCTCAACTGGATGTCGCCGCCGTGCACCCTGAAGGAGGGTGCCGACGGTGAGGCGGGCATCTGGACCGTGATCAACAAAGCGGGCGAGAAACTGATCATCACGATGGAGGAGATCCTCCACGACTCCTCGCACGAGCTCGGTGTCGACCCCGGTCTGATCAAGGACGGCGTCGAGGCGCACCTCCAGGAGCTGCTCGCGGACCGCATCGAGACCCTGGGCGAGGGATGGACCCTGGTCCGGCGCGAGTACCCGACGGCGATCGGCCCGGTGGACATCCTGTGCCGCGACTCCGACGGCGCGACGGTCGCGGTGGAGATCAAGCGGCGCGGCGAGATCGACGGCGTCGAGCAGCTGACCCGCTACCTGGAGCTGCTCAACCGCGACCCGCACCTGGCGCCGGTCAAGGGCATCTTCGCCGCCCAGGAGATCAAGCCGCAGGCCCGCGTGCTCGCCAACGACCGCGGCATCGACTGCGTGGTGCTCGACTACGACGCGCTGCGCGGCATCGAGGACGACAAGCTGCGTCTGTTCTGA
- a CDS encoding SCO5389 family protein, whose translation MSLDVSPALLEQAERGEVDEADFVDCVRTSLPYAWEMISSLVAQLKVDGGEFADNQTPPPNEQARGQLLRALASDAIRGALQRHFGVRLAFQNCHRVAVFPLDPSVDERLARFTSIRGQLLNQSPELRDC comes from the coding sequence ATGTCGCTCGACGTCTCACCGGCGCTGTTGGAACAGGCCGAGCGAGGCGAGGTCGACGAAGCCGACTTCGTCGACTGCGTCCGGACCTCCCTGCCCTACGCATGGGAGATGATCAGCTCTCTGGTGGCACAGCTGAAGGTCGACGGCGGCGAGTTCGCCGACAACCAGACGCCGCCGCCGAACGAGCAGGCTCGTGGTCAGCTGCTGCGCGCACTGGCGAGCGATGCCATCCGAGGTGCGCTTCAGCGGCACTTCGGGGTGCGTCTCGCCTTCCAGAACTGCCACCGCGTGGCGGTCTTCCCGCTGGACCCCTCCGTGGACGAGCGGCTCGCCCGCTTCACCTCCATACGGGGCCAGCTGCTCAACCAGTCGCCCGAACTGCGCGACTGCTGA